One genomic segment of Suricata suricatta isolate VVHF042 chromosome 16, meerkat_22Aug2017_6uvM2_HiC, whole genome shotgun sequence includes these proteins:
- the ADGRG5 gene encoding adhesion G-protein coupled receptor G5 isoform X1 — MDGWRAFFLCLCLMTTHSETVADFKELMHLMEQMETTQNHSVTELVCSLLLRLIRTLEDSLLNTSFEGKNLTLKTHSIQTLVFKLSCNFPGLTLSSAALEQASQVRGGQEMESSQGPHPELLQGLQALVPHSMQFPAELTRGTCRKRQKALPLRLICVYFSTDYFFQNNNSSLLNNYVLGAQLSSGHVKNLREPVNISFWHNRSLEGYTVTCVFWKEEASKGHWGFWSPEGCRTEQPSPSLVLCRCNHLTYFAVLMQLSSAPVPSELLAPLTYISVVGCSISIVASLLSILLHLQTRKQGDSITHIHMNLHASVLLLNVAFLLSPMLPMPGPACTALGAILHFALLSCLTWMAIEGFNLYLLLVRVYNIYIHRYMLKLCVVGWGVPALLVLLLLVVQSSVYGPHTIPVFDSQGNGTGFQNSSICWVRSPWVHNILVMGYGGLTSLFNLVVLAWALRAVRRLRAQEKAQGPRACRDSVTVLGLTVLLGTTWALAFFSFDVFLLPQLFLFTIFNSLFLPLPVVLLQEVPLQGKSGGRDGGIQLLPNYGCTPGDAVGLHSEAIGSIWKCHLSVDLTHEMERSCFQTAPAEGPKKEFSHCLHGHFSLFSVQLPALALWGVVLWAYLSLERWVGEALGPAPSH; from the exons ATGGATGGCTGGAGGGCCTTTTTCCTCTGCCTGTGCCTCATGACTACTCACAGTGAAACAGTGG CAGACTTCAAAGAACTCATGCATTTGATGGAGCAAATGGAGACGACCCAGAACCACAGTGTGACTGAGCTTGTGTG CTCTCTCCTCCTCAGGCTCATCCGGACCCTGGAGGACAGCCTGTTGAACACCAGCTTCGAGGGCAAGAACCTTACCCTGAAGACGCACAGCATCCAGACGCTGGTCTTCAAGCTGAGCTGTAACTTCCCCGGCCTCACATTGAGCAGTGCAGCTCTGGAGCAGGCCTCCCAGGTCAGAGGGGGCCAGGAGATGGAGAGCAGCCAGGGCCCCCATCCAGAACTTCTCCAGGGGCTTCAG GCCTTGGTCCCGCACTCCATGCAGTTCCCGGCTGAGCTGACCCGGGGGACCTGCAGGAAACGCCAGAAGGCCCTGCCCCTGCGCCTCATCTGTGTTTACTTCTCCACGGACTACTTTTTCCAG AACAACAACTCATCTCTGCTCAATAACTATGTCCTGGGGGCCCAGTTGAGTTCCGGACACGTGAAGAACCTCAGGGAGCCAGTCAACATCAGCTTCTGGCACAACCGGAGCCTG GAAGGCTACACAGTGACCTGTGTCTTTTGGAAGGAAGAAGCCAGCAAGGGTCACTGGGGGTTCTGGAGCCCCGAGGGCTGTCGCACAGAGcagccctctccttccctggTGCTCTGCCGCTGCAACCACCTCACCTACTTTGCTGTTCTCATG cAACTCTCCTCGGCCCCGGTCCCCTCAGAGCTGCTGGCCCCTCTTACGTACATCTCCGTGGTGGGCTGCAGCATCTCCATCGTGGCCTCGCTTCTCAGTATCCTGCTGCATCTCCAAACCAg GAAGCAGGGTGACTCCATAACACACATCCACATGAACCTGCATGCATCTGTGCTTCTCCTGAACGTCGCCTTCCTGCTGAGCCCCATGCTGCCCATGCCCGGGCCGGCATGCACAGCACTGGGCGCCATCCTGCACTTTGCACTGCTCAGCTGCCTCACCTGGATGGCCATCGAAGGCTTCAACCTCTACCTCCTCCTCGTGCGTGTCTACAACATCTACATCCACCGATACATGCTCAAGCTCTGTGTGGTGGGTTGGG GGGTCCCGGCCCTCCTGGTGCTGCTGCTCCTCGTTGTCCAGAGCTCAGTGTATGGACCCCACACAATCCCAGTCTTCGACAGCCAGGGAAATGGCACGGGCTTCCAGAACAGTTCCAT ATGCTGGGTGAGGAGCCCCTGGGTGCACAACATCTTGGTCATGGGCTATGGTGGCCTCACGTCCCTTTTCAACCTGGTGGTGCTGGCTTGGGCGCTGCGGGCCGTGCGCAGGCTGCGGGCGCAGGAGAAGGCGCAGGGCCCCCGAGCCTGCCGGGACAGCGTCACCGTGCTGGGCCTCACCGTGCTACTGGGCACCACCTGGGCcttggctttcttctcttttgacgTTTTCCTGCTGCCCCAGCTCTTCCTCTTCACCATCTTCAACTCGCT gtttcttcctcttcctgtggtTCTTCTTCAAGAGGTGCCGCTCCAAGGCAAaagtggaggcagagatggaggcaTTCAGCTCCTCCCAAACTATG GATGCACACCAGGGGACGCTGTTGGCCTGCACTCAGAAGCCATTGGCTCTATCTGGAAATGTCACCTGTCTGTGGACCTGACACACGAGATGGAGAGGTCCTGCTTCCAGACTGCTCCTGCTGAGGGACCGAAGAAAGAATTCTCACACTGTTTACACggccatttctctcttttctcagtgCAGCTGCCGGCTCTGGCTCTTTGGGGTGTAGTACTCTGGGCATACCTGTCACTAGAGCGGTGGGTGGGGGAGGCTCTCGGCCCTGCCCCAAGCCACTAG
- the ADGRG5 gene encoding adhesion G-protein coupled receptor G5 isoform X4, which translates to MDGWRAFFLCLCLMTTHSETVDFKELMHLMEQMETTQNHSVTELVWLIRTLEDSLLNTSFEGKNLTLKTHSIQTLVFKLSCNFPGLTLSSAALEQASQVRGGQEMESSQGPHPELLQGLQALVPHSMQFPAELTRGTCRKRQKALPLRLICVYFSTDYFFQNNNSSLLNNYVLGAQLSSGHVKNLREPVNISFWHNRSLEGYTVTCVFWKEEASKGHWGFWSPEGCRTEQPSPSLVLCRCNHLTYFAVLMQLSSAPVPSELLAPLTYISVVGCSISIVASLLSILLHLQTRKQGDSITHIHMNLHASVLLLNVAFLLSPMLPMPGPACTALGAILHFALLSCLTWMAIEGFNLYLLLVRVYNIYIHRYMLKLCVVGWGVPALLVLLLLVVQSSVYGPHTIPVFDSQGNGTGFQNSSICWVRSPWVHNILVMGYGGLTSLFNLVVLAWALRAVRRLRAQEKAQGPRACRDSVTVLGLTVLLGTTWALAFFSFDVFLLPQLFLFTIFNSLFLPLPVVLLQEVPLQGKSGGRDGGIQLLPNYGCTPGDAVGLHSEAIGSIWKCHLSVDLTHEMERSCFQTAPAEGPKKEFSHCLHGHFSLFSVQLPALALWGVVLWAYLSLERWVGEALGPAPSH; encoded by the exons ATGGATGGCTGGAGGGCCTTTTTCCTCTGCCTGTGCCTCATGACTACTCACAGTGAAACAGTGG ACTTCAAAGAACTCATGCATTTGATGGAGCAAATGGAGACGACCCAGAACCACAGTGTGACTGAGCTTGTGTG GCTCATCCGGACCCTGGAGGACAGCCTGTTGAACACCAGCTTCGAGGGCAAGAACCTTACCCTGAAGACGCACAGCATCCAGACGCTGGTCTTCAAGCTGAGCTGTAACTTCCCCGGCCTCACATTGAGCAGTGCAGCTCTGGAGCAGGCCTCCCAGGTCAGAGGGGGCCAGGAGATGGAGAGCAGCCAGGGCCCCCATCCAGAACTTCTCCAGGGGCTTCAG GCCTTGGTCCCGCACTCCATGCAGTTCCCGGCTGAGCTGACCCGGGGGACCTGCAGGAAACGCCAGAAGGCCCTGCCCCTGCGCCTCATCTGTGTTTACTTCTCCACGGACTACTTTTTCCAG AACAACAACTCATCTCTGCTCAATAACTATGTCCTGGGGGCCCAGTTGAGTTCCGGACACGTGAAGAACCTCAGGGAGCCAGTCAACATCAGCTTCTGGCACAACCGGAGCCTG GAAGGCTACACAGTGACCTGTGTCTTTTGGAAGGAAGAAGCCAGCAAGGGTCACTGGGGGTTCTGGAGCCCCGAGGGCTGTCGCACAGAGcagccctctccttccctggTGCTCTGCCGCTGCAACCACCTCACCTACTTTGCTGTTCTCATG cAACTCTCCTCGGCCCCGGTCCCCTCAGAGCTGCTGGCCCCTCTTACGTACATCTCCGTGGTGGGCTGCAGCATCTCCATCGTGGCCTCGCTTCTCAGTATCCTGCTGCATCTCCAAACCAg GAAGCAGGGTGACTCCATAACACACATCCACATGAACCTGCATGCATCTGTGCTTCTCCTGAACGTCGCCTTCCTGCTGAGCCCCATGCTGCCCATGCCCGGGCCGGCATGCACAGCACTGGGCGCCATCCTGCACTTTGCACTGCTCAGCTGCCTCACCTGGATGGCCATCGAAGGCTTCAACCTCTACCTCCTCCTCGTGCGTGTCTACAACATCTACATCCACCGATACATGCTCAAGCTCTGTGTGGTGGGTTGGG GGGTCCCGGCCCTCCTGGTGCTGCTGCTCCTCGTTGTCCAGAGCTCAGTGTATGGACCCCACACAATCCCAGTCTTCGACAGCCAGGGAAATGGCACGGGCTTCCAGAACAGTTCCAT ATGCTGGGTGAGGAGCCCCTGGGTGCACAACATCTTGGTCATGGGCTATGGTGGCCTCACGTCCCTTTTCAACCTGGTGGTGCTGGCTTGGGCGCTGCGGGCCGTGCGCAGGCTGCGGGCGCAGGAGAAGGCGCAGGGCCCCCGAGCCTGCCGGGACAGCGTCACCGTGCTGGGCCTCACCGTGCTACTGGGCACCACCTGGGCcttggctttcttctcttttgacgTTTTCCTGCTGCCCCAGCTCTTCCTCTTCACCATCTTCAACTCGCT gtttcttcctcttcctgtggtTCTTCTTCAAGAGGTGCCGCTCCAAGGCAAaagtggaggcagagatggaggcaTTCAGCTCCTCCCAAACTATG GATGCACACCAGGGGACGCTGTTGGCCTGCACTCAGAAGCCATTGGCTCTATCTGGAAATGTCACCTGTCTGTGGACCTGACACACGAGATGGAGAGGTCCTGCTTCCAGACTGCTCCTGCTGAGGGACCGAAGAAAGAATTCTCACACTGTTTACACggccatttctctcttttctcagtgCAGCTGCCGGCTCTGGCTCTTTGGGGTGTAGTACTCTGGGCATACCTGTCACTAGAGCGGTGGGTGGGGGAGGCTCTCGGCCCTGCCCCAAGCCACTAG
- the ADGRG5 gene encoding adhesion G-protein coupled receptor G5 isoform X2 — translation MDGWRAFFLCLCLMTTHSETVDFKELMHLMEQMETTQNHSVTELVCSLLLRLIRTLEDSLLNTSFEGKNLTLKTHSIQTLVFKLSCNFPGLTLSSAALEQASQVRGGQEMESSQGPHPELLQGLQALVPHSMQFPAELTRGTCRKRQKALPLRLICVYFSTDYFFQNNNSSLLNNYVLGAQLSSGHVKNLREPVNISFWHNRSLEGYTVTCVFWKEEASKGHWGFWSPEGCRTEQPSPSLVLCRCNHLTYFAVLMQLSSAPVPSELLAPLTYISVVGCSISIVASLLSILLHLQTRKQGDSITHIHMNLHASVLLLNVAFLLSPMLPMPGPACTALGAILHFALLSCLTWMAIEGFNLYLLLVRVYNIYIHRYMLKLCVVGWGVPALLVLLLLVVQSSVYGPHTIPVFDSQGNGTGFQNSSICWVRSPWVHNILVMGYGGLTSLFNLVVLAWALRAVRRLRAQEKAQGPRACRDSVTVLGLTVLLGTTWALAFFSFDVFLLPQLFLFTIFNSLFLPLPVVLLQEVPLQGKSGGRDGGIQLLPNYGCTPGDAVGLHSEAIGSIWKCHLSVDLTHEMERSCFQTAPAEGPKKEFSHCLHGHFSLFSVQLPALALWGVVLWAYLSLERWVGEALGPAPSH, via the exons ATGGATGGCTGGAGGGCCTTTTTCCTCTGCCTGTGCCTCATGACTACTCACAGTGAAACAGTGG ACTTCAAAGAACTCATGCATTTGATGGAGCAAATGGAGACGACCCAGAACCACAGTGTGACTGAGCTTGTGTG CTCTCTCCTCCTCAGGCTCATCCGGACCCTGGAGGACAGCCTGTTGAACACCAGCTTCGAGGGCAAGAACCTTACCCTGAAGACGCACAGCATCCAGACGCTGGTCTTCAAGCTGAGCTGTAACTTCCCCGGCCTCACATTGAGCAGTGCAGCTCTGGAGCAGGCCTCCCAGGTCAGAGGGGGCCAGGAGATGGAGAGCAGCCAGGGCCCCCATCCAGAACTTCTCCAGGGGCTTCAG GCCTTGGTCCCGCACTCCATGCAGTTCCCGGCTGAGCTGACCCGGGGGACCTGCAGGAAACGCCAGAAGGCCCTGCCCCTGCGCCTCATCTGTGTTTACTTCTCCACGGACTACTTTTTCCAG AACAACAACTCATCTCTGCTCAATAACTATGTCCTGGGGGCCCAGTTGAGTTCCGGACACGTGAAGAACCTCAGGGAGCCAGTCAACATCAGCTTCTGGCACAACCGGAGCCTG GAAGGCTACACAGTGACCTGTGTCTTTTGGAAGGAAGAAGCCAGCAAGGGTCACTGGGGGTTCTGGAGCCCCGAGGGCTGTCGCACAGAGcagccctctccttccctggTGCTCTGCCGCTGCAACCACCTCACCTACTTTGCTGTTCTCATG cAACTCTCCTCGGCCCCGGTCCCCTCAGAGCTGCTGGCCCCTCTTACGTACATCTCCGTGGTGGGCTGCAGCATCTCCATCGTGGCCTCGCTTCTCAGTATCCTGCTGCATCTCCAAACCAg GAAGCAGGGTGACTCCATAACACACATCCACATGAACCTGCATGCATCTGTGCTTCTCCTGAACGTCGCCTTCCTGCTGAGCCCCATGCTGCCCATGCCCGGGCCGGCATGCACAGCACTGGGCGCCATCCTGCACTTTGCACTGCTCAGCTGCCTCACCTGGATGGCCATCGAAGGCTTCAACCTCTACCTCCTCCTCGTGCGTGTCTACAACATCTACATCCACCGATACATGCTCAAGCTCTGTGTGGTGGGTTGGG GGGTCCCGGCCCTCCTGGTGCTGCTGCTCCTCGTTGTCCAGAGCTCAGTGTATGGACCCCACACAATCCCAGTCTTCGACAGCCAGGGAAATGGCACGGGCTTCCAGAACAGTTCCAT ATGCTGGGTGAGGAGCCCCTGGGTGCACAACATCTTGGTCATGGGCTATGGTGGCCTCACGTCCCTTTTCAACCTGGTGGTGCTGGCTTGGGCGCTGCGGGCCGTGCGCAGGCTGCGGGCGCAGGAGAAGGCGCAGGGCCCCCGAGCCTGCCGGGACAGCGTCACCGTGCTGGGCCTCACCGTGCTACTGGGCACCACCTGGGCcttggctttcttctcttttgacgTTTTCCTGCTGCCCCAGCTCTTCCTCTTCACCATCTTCAACTCGCT gtttcttcctcttcctgtggtTCTTCTTCAAGAGGTGCCGCTCCAAGGCAAaagtggaggcagagatggaggcaTTCAGCTCCTCCCAAACTATG GATGCACACCAGGGGACGCTGTTGGCCTGCACTCAGAAGCCATTGGCTCTATCTGGAAATGTCACCTGTCTGTGGACCTGACACACGAGATGGAGAGGTCCTGCTTCCAGACTGCTCCTGCTGAGGGACCGAAGAAAGAATTCTCACACTGTTTACACggccatttctctcttttctcagtgCAGCTGCCGGCTCTGGCTCTTTGGGGTGTAGTACTCTGGGCATACCTGTCACTAGAGCGGTGGGTGGGGGAGGCTCTCGGCCCTGCCCCAAGCCACTAG
- the ADGRG5 gene encoding adhesion G-protein coupled receptor G5 isoform X3 produces MDGWRAFFLCLCLMTTHSETVADFKELMHLMEQMETTQNHSVTELVWLIRTLEDSLLNTSFEGKNLTLKTHSIQTLVFKLSCNFPGLTLSSAALEQASQVRGGQEMESSQGPHPELLQGLQALVPHSMQFPAELTRGTCRKRQKALPLRLICVYFSTDYFFQNNNSSLLNNYVLGAQLSSGHVKNLREPVNISFWHNRSLEGYTVTCVFWKEEASKGHWGFWSPEGCRTEQPSPSLVLCRCNHLTYFAVLMQLSSAPVPSELLAPLTYISVVGCSISIVASLLSILLHLQTRKQGDSITHIHMNLHASVLLLNVAFLLSPMLPMPGPACTALGAILHFALLSCLTWMAIEGFNLYLLLVRVYNIYIHRYMLKLCVVGWGVPALLVLLLLVVQSSVYGPHTIPVFDSQGNGTGFQNSSICWVRSPWVHNILVMGYGGLTSLFNLVVLAWALRAVRRLRAQEKAQGPRACRDSVTVLGLTVLLGTTWALAFFSFDVFLLPQLFLFTIFNSLFLPLPVVLLQEVPLQGKSGGRDGGIQLLPNYGCTPGDAVGLHSEAIGSIWKCHLSVDLTHEMERSCFQTAPAEGPKKEFSHCLHGHFSLFSVQLPALALWGVVLWAYLSLERWVGEALGPAPSH; encoded by the exons ATGGATGGCTGGAGGGCCTTTTTCCTCTGCCTGTGCCTCATGACTACTCACAGTGAAACAGTGG CAGACTTCAAAGAACTCATGCATTTGATGGAGCAAATGGAGACGACCCAGAACCACAGTGTGACTGAGCTTGTGTG GCTCATCCGGACCCTGGAGGACAGCCTGTTGAACACCAGCTTCGAGGGCAAGAACCTTACCCTGAAGACGCACAGCATCCAGACGCTGGTCTTCAAGCTGAGCTGTAACTTCCCCGGCCTCACATTGAGCAGTGCAGCTCTGGAGCAGGCCTCCCAGGTCAGAGGGGGCCAGGAGATGGAGAGCAGCCAGGGCCCCCATCCAGAACTTCTCCAGGGGCTTCAG GCCTTGGTCCCGCACTCCATGCAGTTCCCGGCTGAGCTGACCCGGGGGACCTGCAGGAAACGCCAGAAGGCCCTGCCCCTGCGCCTCATCTGTGTTTACTTCTCCACGGACTACTTTTTCCAG AACAACAACTCATCTCTGCTCAATAACTATGTCCTGGGGGCCCAGTTGAGTTCCGGACACGTGAAGAACCTCAGGGAGCCAGTCAACATCAGCTTCTGGCACAACCGGAGCCTG GAAGGCTACACAGTGACCTGTGTCTTTTGGAAGGAAGAAGCCAGCAAGGGTCACTGGGGGTTCTGGAGCCCCGAGGGCTGTCGCACAGAGcagccctctccttccctggTGCTCTGCCGCTGCAACCACCTCACCTACTTTGCTGTTCTCATG cAACTCTCCTCGGCCCCGGTCCCCTCAGAGCTGCTGGCCCCTCTTACGTACATCTCCGTGGTGGGCTGCAGCATCTCCATCGTGGCCTCGCTTCTCAGTATCCTGCTGCATCTCCAAACCAg GAAGCAGGGTGACTCCATAACACACATCCACATGAACCTGCATGCATCTGTGCTTCTCCTGAACGTCGCCTTCCTGCTGAGCCCCATGCTGCCCATGCCCGGGCCGGCATGCACAGCACTGGGCGCCATCCTGCACTTTGCACTGCTCAGCTGCCTCACCTGGATGGCCATCGAAGGCTTCAACCTCTACCTCCTCCTCGTGCGTGTCTACAACATCTACATCCACCGATACATGCTCAAGCTCTGTGTGGTGGGTTGGG GGGTCCCGGCCCTCCTGGTGCTGCTGCTCCTCGTTGTCCAGAGCTCAGTGTATGGACCCCACACAATCCCAGTCTTCGACAGCCAGGGAAATGGCACGGGCTTCCAGAACAGTTCCAT ATGCTGGGTGAGGAGCCCCTGGGTGCACAACATCTTGGTCATGGGCTATGGTGGCCTCACGTCCCTTTTCAACCTGGTGGTGCTGGCTTGGGCGCTGCGGGCCGTGCGCAGGCTGCGGGCGCAGGAGAAGGCGCAGGGCCCCCGAGCCTGCCGGGACAGCGTCACCGTGCTGGGCCTCACCGTGCTACTGGGCACCACCTGGGCcttggctttcttctcttttgacgTTTTCCTGCTGCCCCAGCTCTTCCTCTTCACCATCTTCAACTCGCT gtttcttcctcttcctgtggtTCTTCTTCAAGAGGTGCCGCTCCAAGGCAAaagtggaggcagagatggaggcaTTCAGCTCCTCCCAAACTATG GATGCACACCAGGGGACGCTGTTGGCCTGCACTCAGAAGCCATTGGCTCTATCTGGAAATGTCACCTGTCTGTGGACCTGACACACGAGATGGAGAGGTCCTGCTTCCAGACTGCTCCTGCTGAGGGACCGAAGAAAGAATTCTCACACTGTTTACACggccatttctctcttttctcagtgCAGCTGCCGGCTCTGGCTCTTTGGGGTGTAGTACTCTGGGCATACCTGTCACTAGAGCGGTGGGTGGGGGAGGCTCTCGGCCCTGCCCCAAGCCACTAG
- the ADGRG5 gene encoding adhesion G-protein coupled receptor G5 isoform X5 translates to MDGWRAFFLCLCLMTTHSETVADFKELMHLMEQMETTQNHSVTELVCSLLLRLIRTLEDSLLNTSFEGKNLTLKTHSIQTLVFKLSCNFPGLTLSSAALEQASQALVPHSMQFPAELTRGTCRKRQKALPLRLICVYFSTDYFFQNNNSSLLNNYVLGAQLSSGHVKNLREPVNISFWHNRSLEGYTVTCVFWKEEASKGHWGFWSPEGCRTEQPSPSLVLCRCNHLTYFAVLMQLSSAPVPSELLAPLTYISVVGCSISIVASLLSILLHLQTRKQGDSITHIHMNLHASVLLLNVAFLLSPMLPMPGPACTALGAILHFALLSCLTWMAIEGFNLYLLLVRVYNIYIHRYMLKLCVVGWGVPALLVLLLLVVQSSVYGPHTIPVFDSQGNGTGFQNSSICWVRSPWVHNILVMGYGGLTSLFNLVVLAWALRAVRRLRAQEKAQGPRACRDSVTVLGLTVLLGTTWALAFFSFDVFLLPQLFLFTIFNSLFLPLPVVLLQEVPLQGKSGGRDGGIQLLPNYGCTPGDAVGLHSEAIGSIWKCHLSVDLTHEMERSCFQTAPAEGPKKEFSHCLHGHFSLFSVQLPALALWGVVLWAYLSLERWVGEALGPAPSH, encoded by the exons ATGGATGGCTGGAGGGCCTTTTTCCTCTGCCTGTGCCTCATGACTACTCACAGTGAAACAGTGG CAGACTTCAAAGAACTCATGCATTTGATGGAGCAAATGGAGACGACCCAGAACCACAGTGTGACTGAGCTTGTGTG CTCTCTCCTCCTCAGGCTCATCCGGACCCTGGAGGACAGCCTGTTGAACACCAGCTTCGAGGGCAAGAACCTTACCCTGAAGACGCACAGCATCCAGACGCTGGTCTTCAAGCTGAGCTGTAACTTCCCCGGCCTCACATTGAGCAGTGCAGCTCTGGAGCAGGCCTCCCAG GCCTTGGTCCCGCACTCCATGCAGTTCCCGGCTGAGCTGACCCGGGGGACCTGCAGGAAACGCCAGAAGGCCCTGCCCCTGCGCCTCATCTGTGTTTACTTCTCCACGGACTACTTTTTCCAG AACAACAACTCATCTCTGCTCAATAACTATGTCCTGGGGGCCCAGTTGAGTTCCGGACACGTGAAGAACCTCAGGGAGCCAGTCAACATCAGCTTCTGGCACAACCGGAGCCTG GAAGGCTACACAGTGACCTGTGTCTTTTGGAAGGAAGAAGCCAGCAAGGGTCACTGGGGGTTCTGGAGCCCCGAGGGCTGTCGCACAGAGcagccctctccttccctggTGCTCTGCCGCTGCAACCACCTCACCTACTTTGCTGTTCTCATG cAACTCTCCTCGGCCCCGGTCCCCTCAGAGCTGCTGGCCCCTCTTACGTACATCTCCGTGGTGGGCTGCAGCATCTCCATCGTGGCCTCGCTTCTCAGTATCCTGCTGCATCTCCAAACCAg GAAGCAGGGTGACTCCATAACACACATCCACATGAACCTGCATGCATCTGTGCTTCTCCTGAACGTCGCCTTCCTGCTGAGCCCCATGCTGCCCATGCCCGGGCCGGCATGCACAGCACTGGGCGCCATCCTGCACTTTGCACTGCTCAGCTGCCTCACCTGGATGGCCATCGAAGGCTTCAACCTCTACCTCCTCCTCGTGCGTGTCTACAACATCTACATCCACCGATACATGCTCAAGCTCTGTGTGGTGGGTTGGG GGGTCCCGGCCCTCCTGGTGCTGCTGCTCCTCGTTGTCCAGAGCTCAGTGTATGGACCCCACACAATCCCAGTCTTCGACAGCCAGGGAAATGGCACGGGCTTCCAGAACAGTTCCAT ATGCTGGGTGAGGAGCCCCTGGGTGCACAACATCTTGGTCATGGGCTATGGTGGCCTCACGTCCCTTTTCAACCTGGTGGTGCTGGCTTGGGCGCTGCGGGCCGTGCGCAGGCTGCGGGCGCAGGAGAAGGCGCAGGGCCCCCGAGCCTGCCGGGACAGCGTCACCGTGCTGGGCCTCACCGTGCTACTGGGCACCACCTGGGCcttggctttcttctcttttgacgTTTTCCTGCTGCCCCAGCTCTTCCTCTTCACCATCTTCAACTCGCT gtttcttcctcttcctgtggtTCTTCTTCAAGAGGTGCCGCTCCAAGGCAAaagtggaggcagagatggaggcaTTCAGCTCCTCCCAAACTATG GATGCACACCAGGGGACGCTGTTGGCCTGCACTCAGAAGCCATTGGCTCTATCTGGAAATGTCACCTGTCTGTGGACCTGACACACGAGATGGAGAGGTCCTGCTTCCAGACTGCTCCTGCTGAGGGACCGAAGAAAGAATTCTCACACTGTTTACACggccatttctctcttttctcagtgCAGCTGCCGGCTCTGGCTCTTTGGGGTGTAGTACTCTGGGCATACCTGTCACTAGAGCGGTGGGTGGGGGAGGCTCTCGGCCCTGCCCCAAGCCACTAG